The following coding sequences lie in one Changpingibacter yushuensis genomic window:
- the alaS gene encoding alanine--tRNA ligase: MRTAEIRQRWLDYFEKNGHHIAPSVPLVSPDPSILFTIAGMVPFIPYIVGTEPAPYPRIASVQKCIRTNDIENVGRTTRHGTFFQMCGNFSFGDYFKEGAIDLAWGLLTASVAEGGYGLDGDRIWVTIWDQDEVSYNAWTKTIGLDPKHVVRLTRDQIFWSTGQPGPAGPCAEIHYDRGPEFGPDAVGGTVDPGGDRYLEIWNLVFDQYLRGEGEGKNFPLLGDLDQTAIDTGAGLERIAFLLQDKANMYETDQVFPVIATTEQLSGKAYGANSDDDVRMRVIADHIRSSMMLIGDGVRPGNDGRGYVLRRLLRRAVRSVRLLGVDDVVVPALITASKDAMKESYPELEAGFDQILQVASEEEEAFRRTLVAGTQIFDLAVSKAKNSTLTGKDAFTLHDTYGFPIDLTLEMAEEKGISVDEKGFRSLMQEQKDRARADAQAKKSGHVDAHVYHEILGAQGGPTQFLGYTDSTAEAKVVALLQNGVPVPAATAPAEVDVVLDQTPFYAEMGGQLADRGTISVSGGGLVDVQDVQAPVKGLHVHRGTLTEGTIALGDKVAASIDTDRRVQIARAHTSTHMVHKALHEFLGEQATQAGSEDAPSRLRFDFRHGSQIPTDVMSGIEARVNERLQENLAVTDELMTIDDARKTGAMALFGEKYGKIVRVVSIGDEWSKELCAGTHVSDTGEIGLVTLLGEASIGSGVRRIDALVGEGAYNKGAVERALVSQLSQMVGARSEELPDRIEALLGRLKCAEKEITNLRRDKLLSGVAGVLNSVHSVGRIKVYIDNLGEVASQDDVRMMATEIRGRISDSEPAVVIATGVVKDRPAIVVATTSAARDSGVKAGMLTKLASRILGGGGGGKDDIAQGGGTDATKIIAAEAAIDSELDK; the protein is encoded by the coding sequence ATGCGTACCGCTGAGATCCGCCAGCGTTGGCTCGACTACTTCGAGAAGAACGGGCATCACATCGCCCCGTCCGTCCCACTCGTTTCGCCGGACCCGTCAATCCTGTTCACGATTGCAGGTATGGTCCCATTCATTCCTTACATCGTGGGAACTGAACCTGCTCCTTACCCGCGCATCGCATCCGTCCAGAAGTGCATCCGCACCAATGACATTGAGAACGTTGGCAGGACCACGCGTCACGGCACGTTTTTTCAGATGTGCGGCAACTTCTCCTTTGGCGATTACTTCAAGGAAGGCGCCATCGATCTCGCGTGGGGTCTGTTGACAGCGTCTGTGGCTGAAGGTGGCTACGGCTTGGATGGTGACCGCATCTGGGTCACTATCTGGGACCAAGACGAGGTGAGCTACAACGCGTGGACCAAGACCATTGGTTTGGATCCGAAGCACGTTGTGCGGCTGACGCGCGATCAGATTTTCTGGTCCACAGGACAGCCTGGCCCTGCAGGTCCGTGCGCCGAGATCCATTACGACCGCGGCCCGGAGTTCGGGCCCGACGCCGTAGGCGGCACAGTTGATCCTGGCGGCGACCGCTACTTGGAGATCTGGAACCTAGTTTTTGATCAGTACCTGCGCGGTGAGGGCGAAGGTAAGAACTTCCCTCTGCTTGGCGATTTGGACCAGACAGCCATTGACACGGGCGCTGGCCTTGAGCGCATCGCTTTCCTGCTTCAGGACAAAGCGAACATGTATGAAACTGATCAGGTGTTCCCGGTCATTGCTACCACGGAGCAGCTTTCCGGCAAGGCTTATGGCGCCAACAGCGACGACGACGTCCGTATGCGCGTAATCGCCGATCACATCCGTTCATCAATGATGCTTATTGGCGACGGCGTTCGCCCTGGTAACGATGGTCGTGGCTACGTACTTCGCCGGCTACTGCGCCGCGCCGTACGATCCGTTCGTCTCCTTGGAGTCGACGACGTCGTCGTCCCAGCTCTCATCACAGCGTCGAAGGACGCCATGAAAGAGTCCTACCCTGAGCTGGAGGCTGGTTTCGACCAAATCCTCCAGGTGGCAAGTGAGGAAGAAGAGGCGTTCCGCCGTACGCTGGTGGCTGGAACCCAGATCTTCGACCTGGCGGTCTCAAAGGCCAAGAACTCCACTCTGACCGGTAAAGATGCATTCACACTGCACGATACCTACGGCTTCCCGATCGATCTGACTCTCGAGATGGCCGAAGAAAAGGGCATCAGTGTGGACGAGAAGGGCTTCCGCTCCCTCATGCAGGAGCAGAAGGATCGGGCCCGTGCCGATGCGCAGGCGAAGAAGTCTGGACATGTGGATGCCCATGTGTACCACGAGATTCTTGGCGCGCAGGGTGGCCCCACCCAGTTCCTTGGCTATACCGATTCGACCGCTGAGGCAAAGGTCGTGGCATTGCTGCAGAACGGAGTTCCCGTTCCTGCGGCGACTGCTCCAGCAGAAGTCGATGTGGTTTTGGATCAGACTCCTTTCTACGCCGAGATGGGTGGGCAGCTGGCTGATCGCGGCACCATCTCCGTCTCGGGTGGTGGGTTGGTGGACGTACAAGACGTTCAGGCACCGGTCAAGGGTCTGCATGTTCATCGCGGTACCCTTACGGAGGGCACAATCGCCTTGGGCGACAAGGTTGCTGCGTCCATAGATACGGACCGCCGGGTGCAGATTGCCCGTGCGCACACCTCCACACACATGGTGCACAAGGCGCTTCACGAATTCCTTGGGGAACAAGCAACTCAGGCTGGTTCTGAGGATGCGCCTTCACGGTTGCGTTTCGATTTCAGGCACGGCTCTCAGATCCCAACTGACGTGATGTCCGGGATCGAGGCGCGAGTCAACGAGCGCCTGCAGGAAAACCTTGCGGTCACGGATGAGTTGATGACTATCGATGACGCCCGCAAGACTGGCGCCATGGCGTTGTTTGGCGAAAAGTACGGCAAGATTGTACGCGTGGTTTCGATCGGCGACGAATGGTCGAAGGAACTGTGTGCTGGCACGCACGTCTCTGACACCGGCGAAATCGGTTTGGTGACACTCCTTGGTGAGGCATCCATCGGTTCGGGCGTGCGCCGCATCGACGCATTGGTTGGTGAAGGCGCCTACAACAAGGGTGCAGTAGAGCGGGCATTGGTTTCTCAGCTTTCCCAGATGGTGGGGGCGCGTTCTGAGGAACTTCCCGATCGTATTGAGGCGCTGCTCGGACGCTTAAAGTGCGCCGAAAAGGAGATCACAAACCTCCGCCGTGACAAGCTCCTTTCGGGCGTTGCTGGCGTACTCAACTCGGTCCATTCGGTGGGTCGCATCAAGGTCTACATTGACAACCTCGGTGAGGTTGCCAGCCAAGATGATGTGCGCATGATGGCAACCGAGATTCGCGGCCGGATCTCTGATTCCGAACCTGCAGTTGTGATCGCCACTGGGGTGGTTAAGGACCGTCCGGCGATCGTGGTGGCTACCACATCGGCCGCACGTGATTCCGGTGTCAAGGCTGGGATGCTGACAAAGCTCGCATCGAGGATTCTTGGCGGTGGCGGTGGCGGCAAAGATGACATCGCACAAGGTGGTGGCACTGATGCAACAAAGATCATTGCGGCCGAAGCAGCCATCGATTCAGAATTGGACAAATGA
- a CDS encoding GNAT family N-acetyltransferase, translated as MQAGRVLLDVCEPDVGVVLVDMRGVERDFASEDFSAESNVTLFAHGDGPRIAEVLEQHYVHNPRPDFAMVSRGLSEYLSQEVSAWLPRNWGNSWDFFWTDVPLAEVPMTGEIVALSREEALDEIPAFLAQANPTSEAADDVAGYRWWVVRDATGHIASTVGVADVPMSDGMSRAYLAGLGTHPRERGHGHAAALMAAVTNIELRDHDLVTFGMWGWNDTARRLYGRLGFMNGGRQVVVSDSTLQYS; from the coding sequence ATGCAAGCCGGACGGGTTCTACTTGATGTGTGCGAACCGGATGTTGGTGTAGTGCTTGTAGATATGCGTGGAGTTGAAAGGGATTTCGCAAGCGAGGATTTCTCAGCCGAATCCAACGTGACACTTTTTGCCCATGGTGACGGCCCGCGCATCGCAGAGGTTCTTGAGCAGCATTATGTGCACAATCCGCGCCCGGACTTTGCGATGGTGAGTCGTGGACTCTCCGAGTACCTTTCACAAGAAGTGTCGGCATGGTTACCTCGCAACTGGGGCAACTCATGGGATTTCTTCTGGACAGATGTTCCGTTGGCCGAAGTCCCCATGACTGGCGAAATAGTAGCGTTGTCACGTGAGGAAGCGTTGGATGAGATCCCCGCGTTCCTTGCCCAAGCTAATCCCACTTCGGAAGCCGCCGACGACGTCGCCGGATATCGTTGGTGGGTCGTGCGGGACGCGACTGGCCACATTGCTTCGACAGTTGGAGTGGCGGACGTGCCCATGTCTGATGGTATGAGCCGGGCATATTTGGCCGGATTAGGCACGCATCCACGCGAACGTGGGCACGGCCACGCTGCTGCTCTCATGGCGGCTGTCACCAACATCGAACTGCGCGACCACGATCTGGTCACCTTTGGCATGTGGGGATGGAACGATACGGCGCGCCGGTTGTACGGACGTCTCGGATTCATGAATGGCGGCCGCCAAGTGGTCGTTAGTGATTCGACTCTGCAATACAGCTGA
- the aspS gene encoding aspartate--tRNA ligase: MLRTRTAGSLRAADIGSTVTLTGWVDRRRDHGGIAFIDLRDASGIAQVTIREEVAHELRNEYCIKVTGVVRERPEGNANAALATGEIEVEADSIDILNPSAALPFQVSDHAEESGQVGEEVRLKYRYLDLRRSSEQHAIRLRSKVSQAARRVLDSHDFVEIETPTLTHSTPEGARDFVVPARLNPGTWYALPQSPQLFKQLLMVAGMERYYQIARCYRDEDFRADRQPEFTQLDVEMSFVDQDDVMAVAEDILKNVWSLIGYELTTPIPRMTFKDAMERFGSDKPDLRFGYELVDLTEYFANTPFRVFQNPYVGGVVMPGGASQPRRTFDKWQEWAKARGAHGLAYVTISEDGTLGGPVAKNISESERAGLAAKTGAKPGDCIFFAAGEPTASRELLGAARLEIGKRCGLIDPDAWAFTWVVDAPLFKPSGVAKAEGDVALGQSAWTAVHHAFTSPKPEWLDSFDTDPGNALAYAYDIVCNGNEIGGGSIRIHRRDVQERVFKVMGISAEEAQEQFGFLLNAFRFGAPPHGGIAFGWDRIVALLTKAPSIRDVIAFPKIGNGWDPLTDAPAPITAAQRKEAGVDAKPKKRPEATPESQEIVAQ; this comes from the coding sequence GTGCTTCGCACACGAACTGCAGGATCACTTCGTGCAGCTGACATCGGCTCCACAGTGACACTCACCGGATGGGTTGATCGCCGTCGCGATCACGGAGGCATCGCCTTCATCGATTTGCGCGACGCTTCTGGAATTGCCCAAGTCACAATCCGTGAAGAGGTCGCCCACGAACTGCGTAATGAGTACTGCATCAAGGTGACCGGTGTTGTTCGGGAACGCCCCGAAGGCAACGCAAACGCGGCACTCGCTACTGGCGAGATCGAAGTTGAAGCTGACTCCATCGATATCCTCAATCCCAGTGCAGCGCTTCCATTCCAGGTTTCAGACCACGCTGAGGAATCGGGCCAGGTGGGCGAAGAGGTTCGTCTCAAGTACCGCTATCTCGATCTGCGCCGCAGCTCTGAGCAGCATGCGATCCGCCTGCGTTCCAAGGTGAGCCAAGCAGCGCGTCGCGTGCTTGATTCGCATGATTTCGTTGAAATTGAGACGCCGACTCTCACACACTCCACGCCTGAAGGTGCACGCGATTTCGTGGTGCCAGCCCGCCTGAATCCTGGCACCTGGTACGCCCTGCCACAGTCACCACAGCTCTTCAAGCAGTTGCTCATGGTTGCTGGTATGGAGCGTTACTACCAGATCGCTCGGTGCTACCGCGACGAGGATTTCCGTGCGGACCGTCAGCCTGAGTTCACCCAGTTGGACGTCGAGATGTCCTTCGTTGATCAAGATGATGTCATGGCCGTTGCTGAAGACATCCTGAAGAACGTCTGGTCACTTATCGGATACGAGCTGACCACCCCGATCCCGCGCATGACGTTCAAGGATGCGATGGAACGTTTTGGTTCAGACAAGCCTGATCTGCGCTTTGGCTATGAACTCGTTGATCTGACAGAGTACTTTGCCAACACACCATTCCGCGTGTTCCAGAACCCGTATGTGGGCGGCGTCGTTATGCCTGGCGGAGCGTCCCAACCTCGCCGTACGTTCGACAAGTGGCAAGAATGGGCAAAGGCACGCGGTGCGCACGGATTGGCCTACGTGACGATCTCTGAAGACGGCACGCTGGGTGGACCTGTTGCTAAGAACATCTCCGAATCTGAGAGAGCCGGGCTTGCTGCCAAGACCGGTGCGAAGCCCGGAGACTGCATCTTCTTCGCTGCCGGTGAGCCAACCGCTTCTCGCGAACTGCTGGGCGCTGCGCGTCTGGAGATTGGCAAGCGTTGCGGACTCATCGATCCCGATGCATGGGCATTCACATGGGTGGTTGATGCACCGCTCTTCAAGCCGTCTGGTGTTGCAAAAGCTGAAGGCGACGTCGCATTGGGGCAATCGGCATGGACCGCAGTGCACCATGCATTCACGTCACCAAAGCCGGAGTGGTTGGATAGCTTTGATACGGATCCGGGCAATGCGCTGGCCTATGCATACGACATCGTGTGCAATGGCAATGAAATCGGCGGAGGATCCATCCGTATTCATCGCCGTGACGTCCAAGAGCGCGTCTTTAAGGTGATGGGCATTTCGGCTGAGGAAGCTCAGGAGCAGTTCGGCTTCCTGCTGAATGCTTTCCGGTTCGGCGCACCTCCTCACGGCGGCATCGCTTTTGGTTGGGACCGTATCGTGGCTCTGCTCACGAAGGCGCCATCGATTCGCGACGTCATTGCGTTCCCGAAGATCGGAAACGGTTGGGACCCTCTCACCGATGCACCGGCACCCATTACGGCCGCACAACGCAAGGAAGCTGGCGTCGATGCGAAACCAAAGAAGAGGCCAGAGGCAACACCTGAGAGCCAGGAGATCGTAGCGCAGTGA
- a CDS encoding replication-associated recombination protein A — MDLFENVGTDDSGVPTFERGPLAVRMRPRTVDELVGQDHLLGAGSPLRRLLEPDGSVPSSVFLWGPPGTGKTTLAYLIARSGDRHFEELSAVSAGVKELRAVIASAKHRLAANGTETILFIDEVHRFSKTQQDALLPAVENGWVILVAATTENPAFSVVSPLLSRSLLITLKGLTDKGIETLIERALTDSRGLDNKFEIDDDARENLIRLSGQDGRRSLTLLEACADGARLRGSATISLTDVSQAADGATVRYDRSGEDHYDVISAFIKSIRGSHVDGAIHYLARMLEAGEDPRFIARRLMISAAEDVGLADPSALQTATAAAQAVALVGMPEARIILAEATVHLATAPKSNRAYAAINQATADVRAGKPGPVPLQLRNDSFRGAQELGYAQGYQYAHDFPEGVAPMEFMPEGLENTQYYQPTERGYEANITRRLAHIRSILSSEG, encoded by the coding sequence ATGGATCTCTTTGAGAACGTTGGCACGGATGATTCGGGTGTTCCCACATTCGAACGTGGCCCTCTCGCTGTACGCATGCGTCCCCGCACGGTGGACGAACTGGTGGGGCAGGACCACTTGCTCGGAGCGGGTTCTCCTCTGCGCAGACTTCTCGAACCGGATGGATCGGTGCCGTCGTCGGTCTTTCTGTGGGGTCCTCCAGGTACAGGCAAAACTACTCTTGCCTACCTCATTGCGCGCTCGGGTGATCGCCACTTCGAAGAACTCTCAGCGGTTTCAGCAGGTGTAAAGGAACTGCGCGCGGTCATCGCTTCGGCCAAGCATCGGTTGGCCGCAAACGGAACTGAAACTATTTTGTTCATCGACGAGGTGCACCGTTTTTCCAAGACTCAACAGGATGCGCTCCTACCGGCAGTCGAAAACGGGTGGGTGATCCTCGTTGCGGCCACAACGGAGAACCCAGCGTTCTCTGTTGTCTCACCTTTGCTCTCACGGTCGCTGCTCATCACGCTGAAGGGTTTGACCGATAAGGGTATTGAGACTCTCATCGAACGGGCACTCACAGATTCGCGGGGGCTAGATAACAAGTTTGAGATCGACGACGACGCCCGTGAGAACCTTATCCGGCTTTCGGGCCAAGATGGGCGGCGCTCGCTCACCCTGCTTGAGGCCTGCGCCGATGGTGCCAGATTGCGCGGATCTGCCACGATCTCGCTCACTGACGTCTCGCAAGCGGCTGACGGGGCCACGGTGCGATACGACAGATCGGGCGAGGACCACTATGACGTTATCTCCGCTTTCATCAAATCCATTCGCGGCTCCCATGTGGACGGGGCGATTCACTATCTTGCTCGCATGCTTGAGGCAGGCGAGGATCCGCGCTTCATCGCTCGGCGCTTGATGATTTCGGCCGCCGAGGATGTTGGACTAGCTGATCCGTCCGCGCTGCAAACAGCCACCGCAGCGGCACAGGCCGTTGCTCTGGTAGGAATGCCTGAGGCGCGGATCATCTTGGCGGAGGCAACCGTCCATCTGGCTACCGCGCCCAAGTCGAATCGCGCCTACGCCGCTATCAACCAAGCAACTGCTGATGTGCGCGCTGGCAAGCCTGGCCCAGTTCCATTGCAGCTGAGAAATGATAGCTTTCGAGGTGCCCAAGAACTGGGGTACGCACAGGGCTACCAGTATGCGCACGACTTCCCTGAGGGTGTGGCACCGATGGAGTTCATGCCGGAGGGACTTGAGAATACCCAGTACTACCAGCCAACAGAGCGCGGTTACGAAGCGAACATCACACGCAGGCTCGCGCACATCCGCTCGATACTATCTAGCGAAGGCTGA
- the ruvX gene encoding Holliday junction resolvase RuvX, with amino-acid sequence MRRGKRLAIDVGEARVGVAMCDPDAILATPVTTLTRNGSDIRKALRIAREQEVMEVIVGLPLNMDGTEGISARHARHWADLFAKRIDPVPVRMVDERLSSVTAHTQLSQSGLNSRRHRSVVDQAAAIVILETALEIERRTGEAPGELVPVPSHDER; translated from the coding sequence ATGAGGCGAGGCAAGCGTCTTGCTATAGACGTAGGTGAAGCTCGCGTCGGGGTCGCGATGTGTGACCCCGACGCGATCCTCGCGACTCCTGTCACGACGTTGACGCGCAATGGTTCAGACATCCGCAAAGCTCTGCGTATTGCGCGTGAGCAAGAGGTTATGGAAGTCATCGTGGGACTTCCTTTGAACATGGATGGCACGGAAGGTATATCGGCGCGCCATGCTCGGCATTGGGCAGACCTATTTGCCAAGAGAATCGATCCAGTTCCCGTGAGGATGGTGGACGAGCGGCTTTCGAGTGTGACAGCTCACACGCAATTGTCACAATCCGGACTCAACTCGCGACGGCATCGCAGTGTTGTGGACCAAGCGGCAGCTATCGTTATCTTGGAAACCGCGCTGGAAATTGAGCGCAGGACGGGTGAAGCCCCAGGTGAGTTGGTGCCGGTCCCGTCTCATGACGAAAGGTAA
- a CDS encoding DUF948 domain-containing protein: MDISLGQIAGLIAALAFLALVIALIRPIGKLSKVLDRLAATVEELTQHTLPAIDEAAKTVRDVNGQVERLDSITSAAARTTEDISAMTTLVTSTVSAPFLAVRRGAEKVKSSFSRQSPEAESDAASSARD, encoded by the coding sequence GTGGATATTTCACTCGGACAGATCGCCGGGCTCATTGCGGCCCTTGCCTTCCTTGCGCTCGTCATTGCACTTATCCGCCCGATCGGCAAGCTTTCGAAAGTACTCGATCGCTTGGCAGCCACAGTGGAAGAGTTGACACAGCACACTCTTCCAGCCATCGATGAGGCCGCGAAGACGGTCCGTGACGTCAACGGTCAGGTCGAACGGCTCGATTCCATTACTTCGGCGGCGGCCCGTACCACCGAAGATATTTCTGCCATGACTACATTGGTCACCTCAACGGTGTCTGCGCCATTCTTGGCGGTTCGGCGTGGTGCTGAAAAGGTGAAGTCGTCGTTCTCACGGCAGTCACCTGAGGCTGAATCCGATGCCGCTTCATCGGCCCGTGACTAA
- the mltG gene encoding endolytic transglycosylase MltG, protein MSDLFDEMGGTDQPGSRRDRRAHAPREVKASRRKHRVRTAFITGFLMMILSAAAVVVVPNFLSVDRGVSDYPGPGTGSVTVTVPEGATGREIASILKDADVVATTSSFIDAYNADPRASSIQPGTFTLKLQMSAAGAVTALLDPANKANITVTIPEGFTTWQVYDRLASALSVDSSDVEEAAAGDIGLPAEADGQPEGWYAPLTYTFEPDVTAAEALSEMVSSRISQLEELSVDRSDWQSLLIKASIIEREGNSTDFAQVARVIENRLVDSTEVNGYLQMDSTVLYGLGKTGGVPTSDELAEDTPFNTYLHKGLPPTPIGSAGLDALDAAVNPAEGDWLYFVTVNLDTGETKFAATLAEHNENVQEFREWLEKNPQS, encoded by the coding sequence ATGAGCGACCTGTTCGATGAAATGGGTGGCACGGATCAGCCAGGCTCCAGGCGAGACAGGCGAGCCCACGCCCCACGTGAGGTGAAGGCCTCTCGCCGGAAGCATCGTGTGCGCACGGCATTTATCACCGGGTTCCTCATGATGATTCTCTCTGCAGCTGCAGTGGTGGTTGTGCCGAACTTCTTATCAGTGGATCGTGGGGTTTCTGACTATCCGGGGCCGGGTACCGGCTCTGTCACCGTCACAGTTCCTGAAGGCGCAACCGGGCGAGAGATCGCATCGATTCTCAAAGACGCCGACGTCGTCGCAACAACGAGTTCATTCATAGATGCGTACAATGCAGATCCACGCGCTTCAAGTATCCAGCCGGGCACATTTACGTTGAAGCTGCAGATGTCTGCCGCCGGGGCAGTGACCGCTCTGCTGGATCCTGCCAACAAAGCAAACATCACGGTGACCATTCCCGAAGGTTTCACAACATGGCAGGTGTATGACAGGCTTGCGTCAGCGCTTTCCGTTGATTCCTCTGATGTTGAAGAAGCCGCAGCGGGTGATATTGGTTTGCCCGCTGAAGCAGACGGCCAACCAGAAGGTTGGTACGCACCGCTGACCTACACGTTCGAACCCGACGTGACTGCCGCTGAGGCGTTGTCTGAGATGGTCTCTTCGCGTATCTCACAGCTCGAAGAGCTTTCTGTGGATCGATCTGATTGGCAGTCGCTTCTCATCAAGGCATCCATCATTGAACGCGAGGGCAATTCGACTGACTTTGCGCAGGTGGCGAGGGTCATTGAGAATCGGCTCGTGGATTCAACCGAAGTCAACGGTTACCTTCAAATGGACTCCACGGTTCTCTACGGTCTCGGAAAGACCGGTGGCGTGCCAACCTCGGATGAGCTTGCCGAGGACACTCCATTCAACACGTACCTTCATAAGGGCTTGCCCCCGACGCCGATTGGTTCAGCGGGATTGGATGCACTTGATGCAGCCGTTAATCCAGCTGAAGGCGACTGGCTGTACTTCGTCACCGTGAATCTCGATACGGGTGAGACGAAGTTTGCCGCCACGCTGGCAGAGCACAACGAGAATGTTCAGGAGTTTCGGGAATGGCTCGAGAAGAATCCGCAGAGCTGA
- the rpsD gene encoding 30S ribosomal protein S4: MSANRTRKQVRQSRALGIALTPKAERYMQRRPYRPGEHGRGRTKDSDYSVRLKEKQRLRAQYGIREKQMRRVWDEARRSEGLAGENLVELLEMRLDALVLRAGFARTTAQARQIVTHRHIVVDGRIVDRPSFRVKPGQVVQVKARSQASPSFLSAAGGAHRDVLPKVPEYLDVELEKLRFTLVRRPKRAEVPVTCDVQMVVEHYSR, encoded by the coding sequence ATGTCTGCTAACCGTACACGTAAGCAGGTGCGTCAGTCGCGCGCACTCGGCATTGCACTGACCCCTAAGGCTGAGCGCTACATGCAGCGCCGCCCATACCGTCCTGGTGAGCACGGCCGTGGCCGCACCAAGGATTCCGATTACTCGGTCCGTCTGAAGGAAAAGCAGCGTCTGCGCGCCCAGTACGGCATTCGCGAGAAGCAGATGCGCCGCGTGTGGGATGAAGCTCGTCGCTCCGAAGGTCTGGCCGGCGAAAACCTCGTCGAGCTGCTCGAAATGCGTCTGGACGCGCTCGTGCTCCGTGCAGGCTTTGCCCGCACCACAGCGCAGGCACGCCAGATCGTGACTCACCGTCACATCGTGGTTGATGGCCGTATCGTTGATCGTCCATCCTTCCGCGTCAAGCCGGGTCAGGTTGTTCAGGTGAAGGCCCGCTCGCAGGCTTCCCCGTCGTTCTTGTCTGCTGCTGGTGGCGCCCACCGCGATGTTCTTCCCAAGGTCCCAGAGTACTTGGATGTGGAACTCGAGAAGCTTCGCTTCACCCTCGTGCGCCGCCCGAAGCGCGCTGAGGTTCCAGTGACGTGCGACGTTCAGATGGTCGTCGAGCACTACTCGCGCTAA